The Arachis duranensis cultivar V14167 chromosome 9, aradu.V14167.gnm2.J7QH, whole genome shotgun sequence genomic sequence tccctttctaaATCCGTTCTTGGTAAATAGAGTTCAAActtgaaaaacaaataaataaataaataaaatactgaTTCAATAGCCAATAACCAAAATGGTGTATCAAATGCAGTGTTACTTACAGATAAATCATATCCAACATCATAGAAACGAATATGTCAATGCATAACTGAACAGAATCCACATCATATTCCGAATAATCATTTATCAccccaaattaatttttaaaaatgacaaTGGAAGAAGGGTAAGACATGCCTATGTTCAGCCAATAGAGCAATCCTATaaaagaaaaaccaaagatACCACACTAAATATTCAGTAATAATAACTTCAGTCACCACACTCTCCATAGATATCACCAACCACAACCGAGAACAGATGCTTCCTTCAAAGGGTATGTCTAAAAGATCTAAAAACTGTGTAAGACAAGAAAGAGAGATCAGCCAATGTACACAATTGCAAGCTTTGAATTTTCAAGCATTGATCCTTTTGCTAGAATCCCAATCCTCATTTTACAACTTAGAAAGATAAATGATTCACATGACTGATTCCCATATTTCCAAGTTCCTTCAATGTTCACCGCAAGCTTGTTTATTCCTAATACAGACCTAATCCTCATTCCCTGTATTGATAATTGATTATGAAGATTCTTGCAGCCTATACATGGTGATTTCCTGCTGCTTAAAGTATCGTCTATCCTCTTCATCAACCAACACAAGATTTAAGAAGTACTTGACACTGAATTTGTTATTGATGTTCCTATGTGTTGGTGTGAGCTCATAAGGACTGAGGAACAATCTGATTGGGATGGATTCACCTGTGAAATTAACCACACATCAATCAACGCATTTACGGCATATATGAAGTACCTTCCGCTGAGATGTCCATTATAACTTTAGTGTTACTCTTCAGTAGTTTTCATTGTGAAATTGTAATTTATATTCAGATTGATGCATGAATTATCCTTGAACAATAGATGTAATGTGCATATGCTATTGTGAGaacaactaattaattatactaaGAGGTGAAATGTATTCTATGAAGATGAAATCAGCTATTTGAATAAACATTTTTTACTTCAGAAATTGGTTTTGCTAATTGCTTGAGATTTGAGCAGTAAACATTATATAATCTTGGTTGTGTTCTTATATCTAATTCAATGTACTCTTCAATTTTTGCTGGACATCAAAGTATGAAACCATTAACATTAAGAACACTATTTTCTGGCCTAACAATAATTATTGTCCCATGTCATAATAGATTTTTAAAAGTCTTAGTTGGCTACCAAGGCCTAAACAATCATCCTTCTTGTAATATTTATGTTAGCTCTATAAACATGCGCTGGTTTTATGTAGTTGAATTTGCACTGCGGGCAAATTGCAAAGGAATGTGTAACATGAGATGTTGCTAacttattcctttttatttgcTAACTTATCAAGATTTTATTGCAACATGAGATGTTGCTAACTTATTCTACAAGCATTATTCCATGATGAGTAAAAATCTTGAATTCGTAATGTAATTCATTCCgttaaaattcactttcatTTTACTTGATTCAGTAATACTTCTAATTAAGAGTGATGTATCGATTTTAtccccaacgttttcgtcctatttaaatcctaacgtttcaaaatcgtcccAATGTTATCCTACTGTCAACTCTGTTAACAAATCACTAATGACAGGACAACATTGagacaattttgaaacgttaaagacttaaatatgacgatttaaacgttatgGACAACTTTAGAACTTATCCCAAACGTTGAGAACAAAACCAATACTTTACtcgaataaaatattattttggaaataTGGGGAAAAGGGGTTTTTCTCCAAAATGAAGAACCTACCTCTGACAGGCGCACCATCCATCAACTCAAATTTAGCCAATGTTTCTGTCTCAACATGGGTATTGGTTCCAGATCCTGTTGATTCTCTACGCCTAATCTCAAGATCCATGTTTTTTATCTTGATTCTGACAAGTAGAAAGTAAATCTTACCAATGATGACATCTTTTAGATGATACCTGAAAAGTTGAAATTTCAATTAGACTCTGCTATTTTTCTACTCTTTCAACTGTCAACTAAAAATTTGGTAGATGAGAGAAAATCATTCTcaatatatatatgttgctaTTTCTAGCACTTGAAACACTTAAGAGTGTAAAGTATTTTTTCCATCTTGACCAATTATTATTACAcacatttaataaataaaggtATTAAAAATCATTTCGGATCATTTGTCATAATTAACAGGAAACATATAAGTTGTTACAGCTAACAAGGTATAACAATAAATAACTTTCATATTCCAAGCTGCACACAGAAACTTAATGGGAGTTGACTTGGTACATAATTAAAGGAAATAACAtgatatataaaagagaaaatatatgcAACTCCAGTCATATGGTCTATCAACGTGTTCAACTTACTTGCTCTTGTTGTATTCAAATTCAATGTGTAGACAATCTTCAATGCCAACTTCCATCTGTATGAGCCATAACATTATGCTAATATAACGAATTAATGTCCGATAAGGAAGATGTTAGATAATCATAAGGCAATAGCTGCATGTGCCTATAGGCCTATACGGACTATATCAATGAGTAAATGAAAGGAAATGGGTTACAACACAACTGCATTTTACTATCGTACGGGTTCATTATAGTTTTAATTGATGGTCAACAAGAGCATGAACCACTATCACAATTACATGATGCCAAACTTCGTGCTAGTAACCATTGAAATTCAATTGTTGTGTTATTGAACTCACCTTGATGCTATTATTAATTGTTGGAGGCGGACTGTAGTTGCGAACCTGAACAATGAAAGTAAAAATAAGTACAAAAATTGTTGGAATAGGATGGTAAAAAAATACATTGACTTATTCAACATATACAGACAACACACTCTTTTGGATGTGGAGCAAGTGTATTCATATACAAGTATAGGCATATCAAAATATCAACCGGAAAATACTATAGTTGTGATATGATCATatatacacttttttttttttttaaacatatgtGGGGACTGTTTAAGCAAATGTAGAAGTATACTTTACATCTACATCCAACACATAGAACGATACAACAAAATAACAATGATGTCAAATTGTCAATATATCAGTAAACAAATCAAATCTACTTTACTAATAGAGAACATACCACAAAATCCTGGTACTCTATTATGCTTCCTGCATAACCACGATTAATGGTCACTTTCAAGACATACCTGGAAATTAAAAATGCATTAAAACATTACATAATATCATATTAAAGATCCTACAACCTATTATTTGCAAAGCAAGCATTCCTTATCGATGAGCAACAAAAACCAAATGCATATAACTTAGAAAAATCATACCTGAGCCTCACATTGACTCCATTGTATGTTTCATATGGCATTTCAACAGTAGAAAACTCAAAAGGATATGTTTTCCTTTCATAGATTTCTCCAGGAACATCCAGTTCTCTTACTGCAAAGGATAACAAAATGAAAAGCTATCATTTATCAACAGTACaaaagtaactaacttgagcATTAAAACAATAGCTAACTCCAATGATTTAGAATATGTCACTATAGAATAAAAGAGACAGATAATCAATTACCAAGGGAAGTAAAGTCATAAAAGTTTCCTCTGTCGAAATACATCTCTGCATAGTGAAACAAAACCAAAAGGAACTTTGAATTAGTAATAAAGTCACATTTCTTTGAAGGATTGACAAGGTAAATCATTCTAAGTAATTGCAGCAATATTATATGAAGTATGACATTAAATAGTGATATTagacaaaaacaaaagattTTCAAGTATCCACCATTTAGACTTTACACACTCAAAATGACACATCAAACAATTATAATAATTAGTCAGGTAGGAACCTATTTGTCCAAGGAGTTCAACTTTTACACCATTGTGATCAATCTTCTTCCCTTGCATTGGTTCTATTGTAACCTAAACATGGCAACAAATAGTTAAACATTCCATACTGCAGGGGTTAACAGGACAAGATATCAACAGATATTCAACAATAACATCATGGGATTAACATAAACTCAACATTTTATAGTACTACAGATATTAACAAACATAATACCTTCCCAACAATGTTTTCTTGACTTTGGAAAAGTGGGACTGTAACTGTTTGTCCATTCTCTTTTTTAAATGGAACCTAAAAACCACAATTATAAACACAAGAAGTCACTAATATGAGCCTCTGGGAAGCTGCTTTATTGAAAGGTCATTAAGCATTAATAGTGAAGTATTTGTGAAGCACTTCAGCATAGCTTCAAACCAAATTACAATTGCTCCCCCTGAACTTATACCAGGCATCAAGCTCAGCCCTTTTGTAACGACATCACAGATATCAATTAACTTGACGTAAATCACTACTATGGTTCATATCATCATATTAGTTAAGAAAGTGGCTCACCTGCTTCCGGTTTTTCCCATCGTTAAATGTGATCAAAACATTACAAGCTGGCTTGAAAGCTCCAAGAAGGTAATTCTGTTTGTTTTAATTCCCCAAAATGGTAATCAATgagagaggccacaaccaacaccaaaattaaacgAATCAAGGTTAAAATAGAATG encodes the following:
- the LOC107464206 gene encoding vacuolar protein sorting-associated protein 26A isoform X2, whose product is MNYLLGAFKPACNVLITFNDGKNRKQVTIEPMQGKKIDHNGVKVELLGQIEMYFDRGNFYDFTSLVRELDVPGEIYERKTYPFEFSTVEMPYETYNGVNVRLRYVLKVTINRGYAGSIIEYQDFVVRNYSPPPTINNSIKMEVGIEDCLHIEFEYNKSKYHLKDVIIGKIYFLLVRIKIKNMDLEIRRRESTGSGTNTHVETETLAKFELMDGAPVRGESIPIRLFLSPYELTPTHRNINNKFSVKYFLNLVLVDEEDRRYFKQQEITMYRLQESS
- the LOC107464206 gene encoding vacuolar protein sorting-associated protein 26A isoform X1; this encodes MNYLLGAFKPACNVLITFNDGKNRKQVPFKKENGQTVTVPLFQSQENIVGKVTIEPMQGKKIDHNGVKVELLGQIEMYFDRGNFYDFTSLVRELDVPGEIYERKTYPFEFSTVEMPYETYNGVNVRLRYVLKVTINRGYAGSIIEYQDFVVRNYSPPPTINNSIKMEVGIEDCLHIEFEYNKSKYHLKDVIIGKIYFLLVRIKIKNMDLEIRRRESTGSGTNTHVETETLAKFELMDGAPVRGESIPIRLFLSPYELTPTHRNINNKFSVKYFLNLVLVDEEDRRYFKQQEITMYRLQESS